In the Deinococcus arcticus genome, one interval contains:
- a CDS encoding MazG family protein, whose product MQDLLTIMRRLRGPGGCPWDQEQTHESLRPYLLEEAAEAADAAAGGGGPDLADELGDVLLQVAFHSVIGEEAGTFSYADVERSIVDKLVRRHPHVFADTAVDSSAEVVANWQAIKAAERGGRPRTALERVPAGLGALSREAQTQNLSAQKLAEQSRGDAGAQQVQALTVLQGAAPTPEGVAAVLSAVVAWARAAGVDPELALRDHTTAALRALDPAPQTPSAAP is encoded by the coding sequence ATGCAGGACTTACTGACCATCATGCGCCGCCTGCGTGGGCCCGGCGGCTGCCCCTGGGACCAGGAGCAGACCCACGAATCCCTGCGGCCCTACCTGCTGGAAGAGGCGGCCGAGGCCGCCGACGCCGCCGCCGGGGGCGGCGGCCCAGACCTGGCCGATGAACTGGGAGACGTGCTGCTGCAGGTGGCCTTTCACAGCGTCATTGGCGAGGAAGCCGGCACCTTCTCGTACGCCGACGTGGAACGCAGCATCGTGGACAAGCTGGTGCGCCGCCACCCCCATGTTTTTGCAGATACGGCGGTGGACAGCAGCGCCGAGGTGGTCGCCAACTGGCAGGCGATCAAGGCGGCCGAGCGCGGCGGGCGGCCCCGAACAGCCCTGGAGCGTGTGCCGGCGGGCCTGGGCGCCCTGAGCCGCGAGGCCCAGACGCAGAACCTGAGCGCGCAGAAGCTGGCTGAACAGTCCAGGGGCGACGCGGGCGCGCAGCAGGTCCAGGCCCTGACGGTGCTGCAGGGCGCGGCCCCCACCCCCGAGGGCGTGGCCGCCGTGCTGAGCGCGGTGGTGGCCTGGGCGCGCGCGGCCGGCGTGGACCCCGAACTGGCCCTGCGCGACCACACCACGGCGGCGCTGCGGGCGCTGGACCCCGCTCCCCAGACCCCCAGCGCCGCGCCATGA
- a CDS encoding NUDIX hydrolase, whose translation MTDPLDRAADDPWAVWLGTRERRPLHLPEYRRAAVLVGLTREASPRVLLTVRSADLPTHRGQISFPGGSLEPGEDPVSGALREAHEEVGLDPAAVAVLGELDDVFTPIGFHVTPVLARLGAQPALTLSSEVAQLLLPTLAELRTLPVTTETRTLPDGTRVPLYRYPWQGHDIWGMTARILHDLLTQGPGGP comes from the coding sequence ATGACCGACCCCCTGGACCGGGCAGCGGATGATCCCTGGGCCGTCTGGCTGGGCACGCGCGAGCGCCGACCGCTGCACCTGCCCGAGTACCGCCGCGCGGCCGTGCTGGTGGGCCTGACCCGCGAAGCCAGCCCGCGTGTACTGCTGACCGTCCGCTCGGCCGACCTGCCCACCCACCGGGGCCAGATCAGCTTTCCCGGGGGCAGCCTGGAACCGGGCGAAGATCCCGTGAGCGGCGCCCTGCGCGAGGCCCACGAGGAGGTGGGCCTGGACCCGGCGGCCGTGGCCGTGCTGGGCGAACTGGACGATGTCTTTACGCCCATCGGCTTTCATGTCACGCCCGTGCTGGCCCGCCTGGGCGCGCAGCCCGCTCTGACCCTCAGCTCTGAAGTGGCCCAGCTTCTCCTGCCCACCCTGGCCGAGCTGCGCACCCTGCCAGTCACCACCGAAACGCGCACCCTCCCGGACGGCACCCGGGTGCCCCTTTACCGCTACCCCTGGCAGGGCCACGACATCTGGGGCATGACGGCGCGGATTCTGCACGACCTGCTGACCCAGGGGCCGGGGGGCCCGTAG
- a CDS encoding DUF4384 domain-containing protein, with protein sequence MKKLFLIPAAMLISTAAAAPKISAQSIIVNPTQPDLSVSVRVDKDTSGNQNPAYRVGDKISISTSANRDAYVYLFNVNPDGTVDQILPNRLSENNFVKANTTKVFPAPDDKFTYTVAGPIGQNKVLALASLTELDLDDISSFKNAQDQFATVNAKSQAGLAQALSIVVNPLPQNSWVSDTAFYTVAARNPVSTGSLFVGTNVNNATVILNGQRLGGANVTYSNLRAGTFPVRVQAPGYRDYTTTIAIRAGSTTNLNVEFAQAVTPAPAPVQGQYTVTLRSPVNGARVFVDGDEVGVIRNGVLNLRLSRGAHEIVVVASGYRTFTNTYNVTQNGQITITPTR encoded by the coding sequence ATGAAGAAGCTTTTTCTGATTCCCGCTGCCATGCTGATCAGCACGGCCGCTGCGGCCCCCAAGATCAGTGCCCAGAGCATTATCGTGAACCCCACCCAGCCCGACCTGTCGGTGAGTGTGCGCGTGGACAAGGACACCAGCGGCAACCAGAACCCCGCCTACCGAGTGGGTGACAAAATCTCCATCAGCACGAGCGCGAACCGTGACGCCTACGTGTACCTGTTCAACGTGAACCCCGACGGCACGGTGGACCAGATTCTGCCCAACCGCCTCTCGGAAAATAACTTCGTCAAGGCCAACACCACGAAGGTGTTCCCCGCCCCCGATGACAAGTTCACGTACACGGTCGCTGGTCCCATTGGCCAGAACAAGGTGCTGGCCCTGGCCAGCCTGACCGAGCTGGACCTGGATGACATCAGCTCCTTCAAGAACGCGCAGGACCAGTTTGCCACTGTAAATGCCAAGAGCCAGGCTGGCCTGGCCCAGGCCCTGAGCATTGTGGTCAACCCCCTGCCCCAGAACAGCTGGGTGAGTGACACCGCCTTCTACACCGTGGCAGCGCGCAACCCCGTGAGCACCGGCAGCCTGTTCGTGGGCACCAACGTCAACAATGCGACCGTGATCCTCAACGGCCAGCGACTGGGCGGCGCCAACGTCACCTACAGCAACCTGCGCGCCGGCACCTTCCCGGTCCGCGTGCAGGCCCCCGGGTACCGCGACTACACCACCACCATCGCCATTCGTGCGGGCAGCACCACCAACCTGAACGTGGAGTTCGCCCAGGCCGTGACCCCCGCGCCGGCCCCGGTGCAGGGCCAGTACACGGTGACCCTGCGCAGCCCGGTGAACGGCGCCCGAGTGTTCGTGGACGGTGACGAGGTGGGCGTGATCCGCAACGGCGTGCTGAACCTGCGCCTGTCGCGTGGTGCCCATGAGATCGTGGTGGTGGCTTCCGGCTACCGCACCTTCACCAACACCTACAACGTGACCCAGAACGGTCAGATCACCATTACCCCCACCCGCTGA